From Acinetobacter suaedae, one genomic window encodes:
- a CDS encoding TonB-dependent receptor, giving the protein MTTSFRLSVLTAACLSVTYSSLAIAEAPTQDTKTLATIVVTASREGESINNTPAAISQINNQALADKNATFIGQLVNQTPGVLMNDLGNEQHMMSIRQPITTAAVYQYLEDGISVRPVGVFNHNALYELNLAGIDRIEILRGPASSLYGSNAIGGTINFLTKAPSLKPTAEIGILSSTEGYRRLDLGTSNTFATEFGEHGLRLSGYASDRGDSWQDHAESNKQSLTLRHDWRISDATQIKNIASYNHLKADMTGSLNAKDFSERPGYSYQTFTYREVDSTRLSSQISHSWNDLHQTQATLYYRDNTTEQNPSYSIRTDMRNGVPTGTYTGQTTYNQFKSYGLNLQHATSFDQLKWIVGTMAEHTPNKAKTNDIEVFRDSKTRIYTGFQPRKLLRDFNVDVDNQAIYTQLNWQTFDNLNLVAGARYDWIKYDYQNNLTPSNITGAPNETRRFHKASPQLGFIWNAHPLLDIYSNWSQGFVPPEVSSLYGANLVTPNLSEATFNNIDLGIRFKLFDERLDGEITLYRLDGEDEVISYTKPDNTREPRNAGKTRHQGIEIGGTWNISDQYDQRLKLSGSWAKHEFKQFQPSASLNYNGNRMPSSPKAFGTVEYQIKPIPELLLSAEGIYVGSYWINDANTEKYDGHTVLNLRATYRHNAYEIYGHIINAADVHYAESTSFSNNQASFTPAAPRTYLLGLRYHFGK; this is encoded by the coding sequence ATGACAACTTCTTTTCGTTTGTCCGTCTTAACGGCTGCGTGCCTGTCTGTTACTTATAGTTCATTGGCTATCGCTGAAGCACCAACACAGGACACTAAAACCTTAGCGACTATTGTGGTCACAGCAAGTCGTGAGGGGGAATCTATCAACAATACCCCTGCTGCAATTAGTCAAATTAATAACCAAGCTTTGGCCGACAAAAATGCCACTTTTATCGGGCAATTGGTCAACCAAACCCCTGGCGTTTTGATGAATGACTTGGGTAATGAACAACATATGATGTCGATCCGACAACCAATCACGACTGCAGCAGTTTATCAATATCTTGAAGATGGTATTTCAGTTCGTCCCGTCGGTGTATTTAACCATAATGCGCTTTATGAACTTAATCTTGCAGGAATTGATCGAATTGAGATCTTACGTGGTCCAGCGAGTAGCTTATATGGAAGTAATGCCATCGGCGGTACGATAAACTTTTTAACTAAAGCGCCAAGTCTAAAGCCGACTGCTGAAATCGGTATACTTTCAAGTACGGAAGGTTATCGCCGTCTAGATCTAGGTACATCAAACACTTTTGCAACTGAATTTGGTGAACATGGTCTACGGTTGTCTGGATACGCAAGTGATCGTGGCGATAGTTGGCAAGATCATGCTGAAAGCAATAAGCAAAGTCTCACGCTTCGACATGACTGGCGTATTTCTGATGCCACACAAATCAAAAATATCGCGAGCTATAACCACCTAAAAGCAGACATGACAGGAAGCCTAAACGCTAAAGATTTTAGTGAGCGTCCTGGCTACAGTTATCAGACATTTACCTATCGTGAAGTTGACTCTACTCGCCTGTCTTCGCAAATTAGCCATTCGTGGAATGATCTTCATCAAACTCAAGCAACACTGTATTATCGAGACAACACCACAGAACAAAATCCAAGTTATAGCATCCGTACTGACATGCGAAATGGCGTTCCTACCGGCACCTATACGGGTCAAACTACATATAATCAGTTCAAATCATACGGTTTAAATTTACAGCATGCTACAAGCTTCGATCAGTTGAAATGGATTGTTGGTACGATGGCAGAACATACGCCAAATAAAGCCAAAACTAATGACATTGAAGTATTTCGTGATTCAAAAACACGTATTTATACTGGTTTTCAACCAAGAAAATTGCTGCGTGACTTCAATGTAGACGTTGACAATCAGGCCATTTATACCCAACTAAATTGGCAAACATTCGATAACTTAAATCTAGTTGCTGGCGCTCGCTACGACTGGATTAAATATGACTATCAGAATAATTTAACGCCATCAAATATCACGGGCGCACCTAACGAAACACGCCGCTTCCATAAAGCCAGCCCACAACTTGGCTTTATTTGGAATGCACATCCCCTATTGGATATCTATAGCAACTGGTCACAAGGTTTTGTGCCACCGGAGGTCAGTAGTTTATATGGTGCAAATCTGGTTACACCAAATTTGTCAGAAGCAACATTTAACAATATTGACCTTGGCATACGTTTTAAACTTTTCGATGAACGTTTAGATGGTGAAATTACGCTTTATCGTTTAGATGGCGAGGATGAGGTGATTAGTTATACCAAACCTGATAATACCCGCGAACCCCGTAATGCAGGTAAAACAAGACATCAAGGGATCGAGATTGGTGGTACTTGGAATATTTCTGATCAATACGATCAACGCTTAAAACTATCTGGAAGTTGGGCGAAACATGAATTTAAGCAATTTCAGCCATCAGCGAGCTTAAATTATAATGGCAATCGTATGCCGAGCTCTCCAAAAGCTTTCGGTACTGTTGAATATCAGATTAAACCCATTCCTGAGTTGTTGTTATCAGCAGAAGGAATTTATGTCGGTTCATACTGGATCAATGATGCCAATACCGAAAAATATGATGGGCATACAGTATTAAATCTACGTGCAACTTATCGCCATAATGCATATGAGATCTATGGTCATATCATCAATGCCGCAGATGTACATTATGCTGAAAGTACTTCATTTAGTAATAATCAGGCGAGCTTTACACCTGCGGCACCGCGTACCTATTTATTAGGTTTACGTTATCATTTTGGAAAATAG
- a CDS encoding adenosylcobinamide-GDP ribazoletransferase: protein MTPFWIALQFLTVFPIQLKTIPTEQQKAQAILFYPFIGLLIGLVLCISSILLFKLPTILLASIILILWIWLTGGLHLDGLADTADAWVGGFGDKERTLNIMKDPACGPIGVLSLVMICLLKFAAIYVLLEQQLSAFLIVVPAIGRSAALFFFLTTTYVRQHGLGRSIADLIPKALSWIVFVITLSFLCVFGWRGVVSLVLFLLALFYLRKKFIERISGITGDTVGASIELSEVCVLMSFLIAFYYL, encoded by the coding sequence ATGACACCTTTTTGGATTGCTTTGCAATTTTTAACTGTTTTCCCTATTCAATTAAAAACAATACCCACTGAGCAACAAAAGGCACAAGCTATTCTATTTTATCCTTTTATTGGACTGTTGATTGGTCTGGTTTTATGTATAAGTTCAATCTTACTATTCAAATTGCCAACCATATTACTGGCGAGCATCATACTTATATTATGGATTTGGCTAACGGGGGGCTTACACCTTGATGGGCTTGCGGATACGGCAGATGCATGGGTTGGTGGTTTTGGTGACAAAGAACGCACTTTAAACATTATGAAGGATCCAGCATGTGGACCCATTGGGGTTTTAAGTTTAGTGATGATCTGCTTGCTTAAATTTGCAGCCATTTATGTATTATTAGAGCAACAATTGTCTGCTTTTCTGATTGTTGTGCCAGCAATTGGTCGTAGTGCAGCCTTATTTTTCTTCTTAACCACCACGTATGTCCGTCAACATGGGTTAGGACGCTCTATTGCTGATTTAATACCTAAGGCATTATCATGGATTGTATTTGTAATTACATTATCATTTCTTTGTGTGTTTGGTTGGCGAGGTGTTGTCAGTTTAGTCTTGTTTTTATTGGCACTTTTTTATTTGCGTAAGAAATTTATTGAAAGGATTTCTGGTATTACAGGTGATACAGTCGGTGCTTCGATCGAGTTGTCGGAGGTATGTGTATTGATGAGTTTCTTAATTGCATTTTATTATTTATAA